In one Lolium rigidum isolate FL_2022 chromosome 3, APGP_CSIRO_Lrig_0.1, whole genome shotgun sequence genomic region, the following are encoded:
- the LOC124694849 gene encoding heptahelical transmembrane protein ADIPOR3-like, with product MASTVTLLKRRTTIRMSEVAAMVSPTSTTKSSLLEGSKGGGDVAKRCCGHKHELVGYEALPEFLKHNEFVLDYYRSEWPIKQALLSVFALHNETINIWTHLIGFFVFLALTVCAATMVPMETGVATSTVHLANCTSDPTVLMAYYGTNGTAMAVQAVLRHNVSASVVETELASAAAAGHPVTRWPFYAYLCGAMFCLLMSSGCHLLSCHSEHACYVLLRLDYAGITGLIVTSFYPLVYYTFLCDPFYRTLYLAAITVFGAAAVAVSMLPVFEAPDLRWARAALFACMAASGLVPIVHKLLVFGARPEAVLTTGYELAMGAFYLAGVVVYGARVPERWLPGKFDLFGHSHQLFHALVIAGAYTHYQAGLVYLSWRDMDVCL from the exons ATGGCTTCCACGGTTACGCTGCTGAAGAGGAGGACCACCATAAGGATGAGCGAGGTCGCCGCCATGGTGTCACCAACGTCGACGACGAAGTCTAGTCTGCTGGAGGGAAGcaaaggcggtggcgacgtggcgAAGCGGTGCTGCGGACACAAGCACGAGCTCGTCGGCTACGAGGCGCTGCCGGAGTTCCTCAAGCACAACGAGTTCGTCCTCGACTACTACCGCAGCGAGTGGCCAATCAAGCAGGCGCTCCTCAGCGTCTTCGCCCTCCACAATGAGACCATCAACATCTGGAC GCATTTGATCGgcttcttcgtcttcctcgcgcTCACCGTGTGCGCCGCCACGATGGTTCCAATGGAAACCGGCGTGGCGACGTCCACAGTCCACCTGGCGAACTGCACCAGCGACCCCACGGTGCTGATGGCCTACTACGGCACCAATGGAACGGCCATGGCTGTGCAGGCGGTGCTGCGCCACAACGTGTCCGCTTCCGTCGTCGAGACGGAGCTCGcctcggctgcggcggcgggacACCCGGTCACGCGCTGGCCCTTCTACGCCTACCTGTGCGGCGCCATGTTCTGCCTGCTGATGAGCAGCGGCTGCCACTTGCTATCGTGCCACTCGGAGCACGCCTGCTACGTACTGCTCCGCCTCGACTACGCCGGCATCACGGGCCTCATCGTCACCTCCTTCTACCCGCTCGTCTACTACACCTTCCTCTGCGACCCCTTCTACCGCACCCTCTACCTCGCCGCCATCACCGTcttcggcgccgccgccgtcgccgtctccATGCTGCCGGTCTTCGAGGCGCCCGACCTGCGGTGGGCGCGCGCCGCGCTCTTCGCATGCATGGCCGCGTCGGGGCTCGTGCCCATCGTGCACAAGTTGCTCGTCTTCGGAGCCCGCCCAGAGGCGGTGCTCACCACGGGGTACGAGTTGGCCATGGGGGCCTTCTACCTCGCCGGCGTCGTGGTGTACGGCGCCAGGGTGCCCGAAAGGTGGCTGCCAGGCAAGTTTGACCTTTTCGGTCACAGCCACCAGTTGTTCCACGCGCTTGTCATCGCCGGCGCCTACACGCACTACCAGGCCGGCCTCGTTTACTTGAGCTGGAGAGACATGGACGTGTGCTTGtaa